The following coding sequences lie in one Streptomyces albofaciens JCM 4342 genomic window:
- a CDS encoding cupin domain-containing protein translates to MHVVTETDARTTRTAAAAMFGLAAPSQGSTELCTWRVEMAAGKETPVHTIDREQVWMPISGAFEVVIGDETEIVKAGQAVMVPGGATRRLTALEDAQALVAMPVGGQAALPDGNKVTLPWAV, encoded by the coding sequence ATGCACGTAGTGACCGAGACCGACGCGCGCACCACCCGCACCGCCGCGGCGGCCATGTTCGGCCTGGCGGCACCCAGCCAGGGCAGCACCGAGCTGTGTACCTGGCGAGTCGAGATGGCGGCCGGCAAGGAGACTCCGGTCCACACGATCGACCGCGAGCAGGTCTGGATGCCGATCTCCGGCGCCTTCGAGGTGGTCATCGGCGACGAGACGGAGATCGTCAAGGCCGGCCAAGCGGTCATGGTCCCGGGCGGCGCCACTCGCCGGCTCACGGCGCTTGAGGACGCTCAGGCCCTCGTCGCCATGCCGGTCGGCGGACAGGCCGCCCTCCCCGACGGCAACAAGGTCACGCTCCCCTGGGCCGTGTGA
- a CDS encoding MarR family winged helix-turn-helix transcriptional regulator, protein METNDPLERAELSFLLGMAFQLVLSEFVSRLDAAGYGELRPMHGLAFQALFGAGLTSTELAERLGITKQAAGQLVDELEKSGYLQRRPHPAGGRRKLVVLTEQALKHLVVAGGILRELEDELAVRLQREGLTMPRAELAALVRTLAGDTVPPLRPVW, encoded by the coding sequence ATGGAGACCAACGACCCTCTTGAGCGAGCCGAGCTGAGCTTCCTCCTCGGCATGGCGTTCCAGCTGGTGCTCTCCGAGTTCGTGTCCAGACTCGACGCCGCCGGCTACGGCGAACTGCGCCCCATGCACGGACTGGCCTTCCAGGCGCTCTTCGGCGCCGGACTGACGAGTACCGAACTGGCCGAGCGGCTCGGGATCACCAAGCAGGCTGCCGGCCAGCTCGTCGACGAGCTGGAGAAGAGCGGCTACCTGCAACGACGGCCCCACCCCGCCGGCGGGCGCCGCAAGCTGGTGGTGCTGACCGAGCAAGCCCTGAAGCACCTGGTCGTAGCGGGGGGCATTTTGCGCGAGCTTGAGGACGAGCTGGCGGTGCGGCTCCAGCGGGAGGGGCTCACCATGCCGCGGGCCGAGCTGGCCGCGCTCGTTCGCACGCTGGCCGGCGATACCGTCCCGCCGTTGCGCCCCGTCTGGTGA
- a CDS encoding BTAD domain-containing putative transcriptional regulator, whose product MGVEFGLLGPVAAWGPDGRPRPLGAPRHREVLGRLLIARNRVVPVGRLVDDLWPDGPPAGAVGAVRTFVAALRRALEPGRPPRQPSRLLVTDGPGYVLRAGRDVVDAWRFEDTAARAAAAPPHAAVALWDEALARWRGPVLADFPAAAWAAAEQTRLEALRLDAVERRADALLATGAARDAVADLRAHVTAHPGREDGWVLLATALDRSGRRGEALETLRHARTALTGAYGSGTGTGAALARAEARILSGATGTAAEPAGVADGVWDRAAAAWERSVPARSRARLHATAGLLRDLAVTGADGLEEAREHRRELVAAAETTGDAELAAGIIGSYDVPAVWTRADDPANAGELARAAARAAARLGPDGPPALRARLLSVVAVESRGDAAADAPLPRAADAPAAEPWRLRAERAAEEAVRLARRLADPAVLAFALNGAFMQSFATCGSAARREALGAELARLAVGHHLPSHEVLARLIRLQALAGLGDLAAADAEAEEIDRLAVRNERPLAGVFTSWYRALRTCETDGWPAARPQYAKVLAETAHCGMPGLTRGAAVLVALVPAMRDGTLPAPDDFTDLDPGPYRPWLDPLLLAASGATERARQALATVPRPPHDLLQEALWCVLARTAAAVGHERVLRRARDELATADGESAGAGSGLVSFGPVAHHLRAADAALGERGPYGERQE is encoded by the coding sequence GTGGGCGTGGAGTTCGGACTGCTGGGGCCGGTCGCCGCGTGGGGTCCCGACGGCCGGCCCCGCCCGCTCGGCGCGCCCCGCCACCGGGAGGTGCTCGGCCGGCTGCTGATCGCCCGCAACCGGGTGGTCCCGGTCGGCCGGCTGGTGGACGACCTGTGGCCGGACGGTCCGCCGGCCGGCGCGGTCGGCGCGGTCCGCACCTTCGTCGCGGCGCTGCGCCGCGCCCTGGAGCCCGGGCGTCCGCCCCGGCAGCCGTCGCGGCTGCTGGTCACCGACGGCCCCGGCTACGTCCTGCGCGCCGGCCGCGACGTGGTGGACGCCTGGCGGTTCGAGGACACGGCCGCGCGGGCCGCCGCGGCGCCGCCGCACGCGGCGGTCGCCCTCTGGGACGAGGCGCTGGCCCGATGGCGCGGACCGGTCCTGGCCGACTTCCCCGCCGCCGCGTGGGCCGCCGCCGAACAGACCCGGCTGGAGGCGCTGCGCCTGGACGCCGTCGAGCGCCGCGCCGACGCCCTGCTGGCCACCGGCGCCGCCCGGGACGCCGTGGCCGATCTGCGGGCCCATGTCACCGCGCACCCGGGGCGGGAGGACGGCTGGGTGCTGCTGGCGACCGCGCTGGACCGGTCCGGCCGGCGCGGCGAGGCCCTCGAAACGCTGCGACACGCCCGTACGGCCCTCACCGGCGCGTACGGATCCGGCACCGGCACCGGGGCTGCCCTGGCGCGCGCCGAGGCCCGCATCCTCAGTGGCGCCACCGGCACCGCGGCCGAACCGGCCGGAGTGGCGGACGGCGTCTGGGACCGGGCGGCCGCCGCGTGGGAACGCTCGGTGCCCGCCCGGTCCCGGGCCCGGCTGCACGCCACCGCCGGGCTGCTGCGGGACCTCGCGGTGACCGGTGCCGACGGTCTGGAGGAGGCGCGCGAGCACCGGCGGGAACTGGTCGCGGCGGCCGAGACGACCGGGGACGCCGAGCTGGCCGCCGGGATCATCGGCTCGTACGACGTCCCGGCGGTCTGGACCCGCGCCGACGACCCGGCGAACGCCGGTGAACTCGCCCGGGCCGCCGCCCGCGCCGCCGCCCGGCTCGGCCCCGACGGCCCGCCCGCGCTGCGGGCCCGGCTGCTGTCGGTCGTCGCCGTGGAGTCACGCGGCGACGCGGCCGCCGACGCACCGCTCCCCCGGGCGGCCGACGCCCCCGCCGCCGAGCCCTGGCGGCTGCGCGCCGAACGCGCCGCCGAGGAAGCCGTCCGCCTCGCCCGGCGCCTCGCGGACCCCGCCGTACTCGCGTTCGCCCTCAACGGCGCCTTCATGCAGTCCTTCGCCACCTGCGGCTCGGCCGCCCGCCGCGAAGCCCTCGGCGCCGAACTCGCCCGGCTGGCCGTCGGCCACCACCTGCCCAGCCACGAGGTCCTGGCACGCCTCATCCGCCTCCAGGCCCTCGCCGGACTCGGCGATCTCGCGGCGGCGGACGCGGAGGCCGAGGAGATCGACCGGCTGGCGGTCCGCAACGAACGCCCGCTCGCCGGGGTCTTCACCTCCTGGTACCGGGCGCTGCGCACCTGCGAGACCGACGGATGGCCAGCGGCCCGCCCCCAGTACGCGAAGGTCCTCGCGGAAACCGCGCACTGCGGGATGCCCGGACTCACCCGGGGAGCGGCCGTCCTCGTCGCACTGGTCCCGGCCATGCGGGACGGCACCCTCCCCGCCCCCGACGACTTCACCGACCTTGACCCCGGCCCGTACCGCCCCTGGCTCGACCCCCTGCTGCTGGCCGCCTCCGGCGCCACCGAGCGAGCCCGGCAGGCGCTCGCCACCGTTCCCCGGCCGCCCCACGACCTCCTCCAGGAGGCACTGTGGTGCGTACTGGCCCGCACGGCCGCCGCCGTGGGACACGAGCGGGTCCTGCGCCGAGCTCGCGACGAACTCGCCACCGCCGACGGCGAGTCGGCCGGCGCCGGCAGCGGCCTGGTCTCCTTCGGCCCGGTCGCACACCACCTGCGGGCCGCCGACGCGGCCCTTGGTGAGCGCGGCCCGTACGGTGAGCGGCAGGAGTGA